TTCGGCAAGAAGACGAAGAAGATCGGCATCGTGATGATCAAGTTGAATTTTATTCATGATTTTTCTTTTAGTGAAAAACTAATTTGTATATTTTTTCTTTTTTGAAAAAAATGTCAATATTTTTTTCTTTATGAGATTTTGAATGGTGTGCAAAGCGCTAGACCCCTTGCCTGCAACATGAAATAGTGCCCCGGCCATGTTTGAACAACCATTGAGAAGAGATTCGTTATTGTCCGAAGACCGGATTATTTCCGGTTTGTTTGTTCGTCGCACACGTCTTCATGGCCGTACTACGCGGCCTGCCGTCCTGTTTGTTCATGGTGGAAGCCATGGATATTGGGCGTTTTCCACGTGGCTCGATATCTTTGCGCGGGGAGGCTATGATGCCTACAGCATGTCGCTCCGCAATCACGAAGGTTCGTATCGAGTGAATGAGCGGGACTACTTGGCAATGCGTATCAATGCGTATTGTGAGGATGTAGAGACTGTGGTGTCGTATATCGGGAGTCCGGTGATTCTCGTCGGGCACAGTATGGGGGGGATTGTCTGTCAGATGGTGGCCGAGAACGGACACGCTCGGGCTCTGGTGCTTGTCGCTTCTGTTGGGCCCTGTCAACTTGGAAATATGCGACGACGGCTTCGGCAGGATAAAGTCGTACTTCCTGGAAGAGAAGCTGCCAGTCAGAGCTTTTTTTATGCTCTTTCCCCCGATAAACAACGCGAATATGCCCGTCGACTTGTACCGGAGTCACCCGGTGTCATGAATCATTATGGGTATGAAGGCGTCTGCATCGATCGACGCCGCATCACGTGTCCGCTCTTTGTTATGACGGCAGAATGTGACCGGACGTCGGTCCCGTCGGCGGAAGCGCTGGCCGGCTTTTACAATGCACCGTTTTACTGTGTCCCCGAGACTGGACACGATATCATGCTTGAACCGGCTGCGGACAAAGCGGCCGATGTTATTTTGGATTGGCTGGCTTCAGTTGGTTTTTCAAAGGCGGTCCGATGACCGGTGGGATTGTCTACGAATTTCTCAAATTGCAGCGTATCAAGGAGGTTTCAATGTCCTTTCTGCTTTCTGTATGTCTCGCGTTGTTCACCGTGCTGGCTCCTGCGAGTCCTGTTGCTGCCGATACGGGCAACAGTTTGTTCCAGCTCTCCACGTTGCCTGCTCTTATGGCCGGAGTCTATGATGGGGCGATGACAATTGAAGAATTAAGTAAGCACGGCGACTTTGGCCTTGGTACATTCGATGCTTTAGACGGGGAGATGATCGTGTTCAATGGCCGATTTTATCAGGCCAAGGACGGTGGATCCGTGGAGACGGTCATGTCCGAACAGACATCGCCGTTTGCACAACTGACTCTTTTTGATCCCGAAATGTCACTGACGGTGGAGGGTGTCACTGACATCAACACCTTGGTTGCAGCCATTCAGGCGGGATTGTCGTCGGTGAATTATCCGTATGCGATAAAAATAACAGGTGAATTTGAGAGCGTTTTATGTCGGAGCGTCCCTGCTCAAAAGAGGCCGTACCCTCCTCTGGGCGATGTTGTCGCCCATCAGAAGACATTTTCTTTTGAGAATCAGGCCGGTGTCATGGTCGGTTTTTTTGGGCCAAGCTACACAAGCAACTTCGGGGTTCCTGGATTTCATTTTCACTATCTTACGGCTGATCGCGAAGGAGGGGGACATGTCCTCAATGTTAAAGCAAAGACACTGCTTATCGAGATTGACGCTCTTGACTCCATCATGACCATCTTGCCGAAGAATGAAGCCTTTGCCCAACTTCCGGCTGCCGAGACAACAGCCCACGCCACGGATAAATAAGCGATAACATCGCAGTCGCAAACGGTCTGATTCGTTCCCTTCTTAAACGTTCTATGCAGTCATTGTGATCCACCTTGGCGGAAAAAGTGCTTTCGTCAAGGTGGTGCAATGGCATGTATGGAGCATTAGGTCATGCCTATTTTTCGGAACTCAAAAATCTTGTTTTACATAGTAAATAGGAAATAAAAGTTCCGCTTTGGGTGGAGCATTACAGAGAAATGATGGAATCATGCGCCATAAACTTTTGGCTCATGGATTGCTTTAGGGGCGCGGCTTTTCAAAGGAGGTCGCGCAATGGAAATGTCATTGTCTGTTTTAGAAAAGTTTATGTTGAAAATGGGGTTTCAGGTCGGGGATATTGTTGATCGCACCAGTGGACGTATCACATGTCGTGCAACGGCTCCGAACGGGTGGTCCGTCGACTATCCTTCCCCGTTGTATGTGTACCCAGAGATGGATCGACGGGCTGAAACACGTGCTTTGTTTGAACGTCTCGCCGCCTGGCTTGGTGAGACCAATTTGGAAGCGTTGACGACTTCCATCATAACGACCTGTATCACGTCGATTGAAGGGTTTGTGTGTAAAAATTGCGGTCGCTGCTGTACGAAGGTCATCGACGCGTATCAAGGACGTGTGAGCCCCGAAGAACTTGCTGAATGGATTGCTTTGGGAAATAAACGCGTTTTTCGACTCGTGCAAAAATTAGATCGACCAGATTACTCTCTTTATCGAGCATTTGTGAACCCCAAAACACAACGCTACTTTCCCCGTTGTCCCTTTTACGGCAAAACGCGAGAAGGCTTGATGGGATGTCGTATCCATGCACATAAACCACTCAAATGCCGTGCCTATCCGTATAATCGTCTCGCGGCGGAATATGCCGGTTGCCGGGGATTCGAACATCTGGAGCTTGAAGCTGACTGTGTCGTGACCGATATCCAGACAACCTGTCTCAAATGAGGTTGTTTCTATAGATCTTCTTTTCAGCAAACGTGATATCGAAGGTCGTGCCGTTTTCACGCTGAATAGAAAGCGTCGCGTGTAATTGTCCAATAAGTCCGGACACGAGAATAAGTCCTAAAGACGTTGCATTCTCCACCGTTATATCTTCAGGCATTCCTATCCCGTCATCTTGTATACGAAGGTGAATCGTATTTTCATCTTTGTGAATAGCAATGGTGACGGTTCCTGTCGAATTTTCGGGAAATGCATGACGTAGCGCGTTGGTCACCAGTTCAGTGACAAGGAGTCCGCACGGGATAGCAGTGTTGATTGCCAGTGTCACATCGTCTGTTTCAAGGCTGCGTACAATATTTCGTCCGTCACTGTACGCTCCAAAGAGCTTGAGGCTGAGCTTTTCCAGATACGTCGAAAAATGAATGCGATCGAGCATTTCGTAACTGTAGAGCTCTTCGTGTAAAAGGGCCATGGAGCGAATGCGGTTGTAGCAACTGAGAAACAACGGTTTCGCCGATGTTTCAGCGTATTCGTTTTGGAGCGCAAGCAAGCTGGAAACAAGTTGGAGATTGTTTTTGACTCGATGGTGAATTTCTTTAAGGAGTGCATCCTTTTCGGCAAGCGTTGCGCGAAGGTGTTCTTCACTTCGCTTGCGATCGGTAATGTCATAAAATATTCCGACGATCCCTGTTATATCGCCGTTACGGCGGCGCATCGGGTTCTTCCTGATAAGATAATGATGAAGACTCCCATCCGGGTGAACAATGTTCGTTTCTTGCGAGATCGCCGTATTTTTCTGCAACACATCTGCATCCATAGCATCAAAAAAACGCGCCTGCTCGGGGGAAAAAATCTCATGAACGGTTTTTTCTAAAATATCTTTTTGAATGAAACCGGCCATAGCACAGAATGCGCTATTGCAAGCGCGGTAACATTTGTTTGCATCTTTATAGAACAGGGGAGAAAGAAGACTTTCGAAGACAACTTCTTGTAATGAACTTTGTTCTTCAAGTTTGGCTTTGGCAGTATCAAGTTGTTGTGTGCGTTCCCGTATGTGGTTTTCCAATGATTGTTGATAGAGGTGGCGTGTTCGGAGGCGTTCGGCACGGTCGCTTGCGCGTTGGATGGCCTGTTCGAGTTCATCGAACTCGATAATGGGTTTGACAACAATATCCCAGGCGCCAAGATGAAGTGCTTCGATGACGTCTCCGATTGCTCCGGTCCCTGAAATGACGATGACGGGAATCTCTGGCAGATTCTGTTCCATGTGAGCCAGAATATCGAACCCGTTGGTTCCTGGCATACGCAGGTCAAGCAGCACGATATCGATCGTGGAGCGAGCGAGTTCGATAAGAGCCTTATCGCCATCGCTTACTTCCATAATCTCATGCCCTTGGTCACAGAGATAATCATTGATGGATTTGCGAATTGCATTGTCGTCGTCAACAAGAAGGACTCGACGACTGGGTGGTGAAAGCATCCCTTCTCCTCTGCGTATTGTGAATTCTTTCGCAGTATTGAATTGCTATAGGGGAATGCGTAGGTTGTGTCAAAGAAGGTATGCTCTGTGAGCACATTTCTCAGGTTGTCACAAATGAGTTTGCAGGCTACCTACGCAATCAAGAACATTCACTGATAAGGCGGTATGTATATGAATGGCAACACGTTCGGGACACTGTTTCGACTGACGACATTTGGCGAATCGCACGGCCCAGGGATTGGGGGGACTGTCGACGGGTGTCCTCCGGGCCTTCCACTGGATGAATCGATCATTCAGATTGAACTCGATAAACGCAAACCCGGTGGGAATATTGCGTCGACCGCTCGGAAAGAAGCTGATCTCGTCGAAATTCTCTCGGGCGTGTTTGAAGGAAAGACAACGGGAACCCCAATTGGCTTTTTGATTCGCAATACGGATCAACGTTCTCGTGATTATTCTCAGGTCAAAGATGTGTTCCGTCCTGGGCATGCCGACATCTCGTATCAAGCAAAGTATGGTGTACGTGATTATCGTGGCGGTGGCCGCGCTTCAGGCCGTGAAACCGCGTGTCGTGTTGCCGGTGGAGCCATTGCCGAACAATTGTTGCAAACCGCTGGTATCCGTGTAACCGCAGCAACCATCGAGCTTGGTGGCATCGCGGCCACGACAGTGGATTTTTCCTCGTCCGATTCGCGTCCGTTTTTTGCCTGTGATGACAACATCATTCCACAGTGGGAAGAACGGATACGTGATGTTAAAAAGCAGGGTGACACCGTCGGTGGGGTCGTCGAAGTGCGCGCACAGAACGTACCGGCCGGTCTCGGCGAGCCGGTGTTCGATAAACTCGATGCACGCTTAGCCTATGCGTTCATGAGCGTGGGCGCGGTCAAAGCGGTGGAGATCGGATCCGGCGTGGAGGCTGCGCGGTTACTTGGCAGCCAGAACAATGATCCTATCACGCCAGACGGCTTTCTCAGTAACAATGCTGGAGGTATTCTCGGTGGAATATCTTCAGGACAGGATATTGTTGTGCGCGCCGCCATCAAGCCGATTCCCTCCATCGCCAAGTCTCAAAAGACTATAAATTCTGCACATGAGGCAACAGAAATTTCCATTGGTGGTCGCCATGACATTAGCGCTATCCCACGCGTTGTTCCTGTCTTAAAGGCCATGCTTCGTCTGACACTTGCAGATATGTTGTTATTGCAACGCCGTTGCAGCGGATAGCACCTGCTGAAGCATATTGGTGGGTACCGTATACTCCCCAAAAATAAATCCGGAATTTTTTAGAATCACGTGTATGATGGAGCGATGAAGCATCGCTCCATCATCATTTCTGAAGATCTCTGCACCCCGATATCAGTCTTGACCTTGCATTAAATCTCGTGTTGAAGCGTTTGTTGTCGTGACGAGAACAAAGAGAACATGATGTACTCTTGAAGACTTGCACACGAAGGCAATGTTGATCAATAAAGGGAAGCTGATTAGGGTGCGTGGCACAATACAAGAAACTGTTTATTGTGAGCGAAATAAAAGGTATGTATTTAAAACAATTACCTGCTATAAAAGAAATAGTTCTATAATTACGATGTTTGAACCATTGGATATCCGTACGACGCTACAAGTCGGTGCGATGACATGTCTCGTTCTTGCCGTTGTGATGGTATATTATTCCGTTGCACGGAAAACGTATCCAGGATTCCATTCATGGACACTGGGCATTGTCAGTGCCAGCATTGGGGCTGTCTTGGTTTCGATGCGTGGTTTCATTCCGACTTTTCTCACAATAATTATTGGAAACTTTCTTATTGTTTTGATGCCATTTATGTTGGCGTACGGATTTTCAACTTTTTTCGGAGTTCGATGGAGGTTGATGCCATTTTATTCTTTCGTGTTATGTGCATTTCTATTGTTCTATGTATGGTGGACATTTGGATCTCCAAGCTTGTATTATAGAGTCATTTGCCTTTGTGTCGTTCTGATTATCCTGTTTGGTGAGTCCTTGAGAATTGTCATGTCGTATTCGAAATCAATACTCAAAGAGTATGATCTCATTTTGGTCGTATTTCTTGTGTTTACGATGTCTTCATCTTTCCTTCGCCTTGTTGTTACCATGAAGCATAAACCTCCGGTATCTTTCTTAAATAATGTCGAAGTATGGAGCAGCGTGGCGATTCTTATGACGATTATTGGTATCGTCGGGATAATATCGTCACTTATTATAATAAACTCTCATCGTATTGAACTCGACTTATTGAAAGTAGGTCGTAAGATTGAAAGGCTTGCACGATTGGATGGACTAACCAATTTGTTCAATAGAAGGTGCTTTGATGAAAAGCTTACCGAAGAATTCAGGCGAGCACAGAGAGCATCTCGGCCAATTTCTTTGATTATGGCTGATATTGATTTCTTTAAGCTGTACAATGATACATATGGACATCAAAGCGGGGATGATTGTCTGAAAGAGATCGCCTCTATTTTTCAAAAGTGTAGTAGGAGAGCGTCTGATATCGCTGCTCGGTATGGAGGAGAAGAGTTCGTCTTGTTGCTTCCGGATACAGATTCAGCGGGAGCGCGCAATGTTGCGAACGAAATCCAAAACAGTATTCAAGCCAAGGCAATTGCTCATAAAGCGTCTTGCGTCGCCAACGTCGTGACTATCAGTATCGGTGTCTCGACAATCCGTCCTGACAGCATGATGCAGCCTGATGACTTGGTGAAGTATGCTGATCAAGCACTGTACGCGAGCAAGAAGAAGGGGAAAAATCAAATACAGCAGTATGAAGTGTGAATCACTGTGCCTGTATCCTTCAAGATTCACTCCTCGTCTTGAGCAGTTTATAGTGTGAAAGCAAAAAAACGATCCTGCCTCTCTCCTGCTCCCGGCCATTCTTTGTTGTCTGGACTTCGTTGATAAATTTTGTTTTGTTGTTTTTTGTGTAGACACCTGTTTTTCCACGAGAGAGACTGTTGCCTAGGGGTACAGATGAACCCCACACCATATGGAGGGGCTCTGCATGTTGACGGCGGTATTCCTGATTGGATGGAATGCGCCTTTTTCAACGAACTTGTCAGAGTGAGGGTATTATGAAGAAATACATGATCTGGACACTGGTCATTGTCGCCCTTGTTGCCGCTGGCTGGTATGCTTTTGCTAATCAACCCGGGCTCCTCGTGAAGACAGCCCTGGTCTCTCCCAAGAATATCGCCGCGTATGTCGAGGAGCGTGCCCGAACGACGTTGCCCCGTACCTATCGGGTCACCATGCCGTTCCCCGCAACGGTCATGCCTATTGATGTGCAAGCTGGGGATCGCGTTCATTCCGGCCAAGTGGTCGCGTCTTTGGAGATGGACGATATCAAGACCGAGCTTTCCCTTGCCGAAGCCGATGCTGAGCGTCTCAACGCTGAAATTGCAGTCAATCAGAATATGTCGCTTGAGAAAACCGCTTTGATTGAAGCCGGGAGTCTTATTGAATCCATGGTGAAAACATCGGAAGCAGCCCATGAAATGGTTAAGGCCAAGCAGGCACAGGTCGATTATTCGGCGTGGTGGTTGAATGCCATTGGAACGTTGCGGAAACAACAGGCTGTTGCCGACGAAAAATATCAGGAAGCGCGAAAAGAAAAAGCCCAAGCTGTCGTTGATTTATCGACAGGGAATCTGACGGCCAAAGCTATTGATGCCATTCTCGAAGCGTTTCGGCTTGGTCCGGAGTATGTCACGGAATACATGACAGTGAAAAATGGGCGAACCGATGCGTTATTCAAATCGCGGGATGCCGCGCAAGCGCGTTTGGCACAGGCTCAACGCAATGTGGAGAAGGCTTCCTTGAAAAGTCCGGTGGATGGCATCATTCTCAAGCGAGCCGTGGACAATAAGGTCGCTTTAGCGGGAGGCGTTGATTTGTTGTTGATTGGCCGACTTGAAGAGCTGGAAGTGACGGCCGATATTCTTTCTCAGGAAGCTGCACGTATTCACCCTGGCGACCGTGTGGAGATGTATGGTGAAGCATTGTCCGACGCGACGCTGCACGGTACGGTGAAAGAAGTCAAGCCGTTGGCGTTTACGAAACTTTCGTCTTTGGGAGTGGAGCAGCAACGTGTTCCCGTTATTATTTCATTGCCCGATGATGTCAAAAAGACACTCTCTCCCTCCGAACAGCATCTCGGTGTTGGGTATCGCGTTCGCGTTCGTATCTTCACACAAAAGCATGATAATGTCCTGGTCGTTCCTCGATTGGCTTTGTTTCGCTCCGAGAATGGTCAGTGGCAGGTTTTTACAGTTGAGCAGGGAAAAGCTGTATGCAAAACAGTCACCGTCGGTATTCTCAACGATAAAGAAGCTGAGATCACCTCAGGGTTATCTTCTGGTGATAATGTCATTTCTGCACCACCGAAAAATCTTGTCAATGGAACCCGTGTCCATGCGGTGTCCGGGTAACAAAAGACATGTTTGTCGGAGAACGCGTGCATCGCGCGTTGGTAAGACGATATTATTTTGCTGTAACGCAATGACATGGAGTGGTGTTATATAGACTTCTTGCGCAAAGAGAGGTAGCTCTTTCAGAATTCGTATTCCTCCTCAAACTTGAGCAAGCAAGGAGTCATCATGCGTTGTATTCATATTTTCTGTTCTTTATTGACTGTCTTGTGCTTTGCATCTTTTGCCTTCTGTGCTCCACAGTATCCTGAAGAAATAGCAAAAGAAGTACCGTTGTATCCAGGCGCGTCAGTTATGCACGTCATGCAGATGCAAGGAATTCTACAGGTCGTGATACAACCGCAAGGTGCTATGGATGACGTTGTCACATTTTACAAAGATGCCGCAAAAAAATCCGGTTGGACAAGCGTGTTGGAAACGACTGTTCCAGACGGGAATTCATTACATTATTCCAAGGGCGACTCCGGCTTGACTATTACCGTAGGACAAGATGAAGAGCTTGTCGTTCTTATTGTTCTCGCACATCAAAATTAGCAATTTTGCATGGCATAATGTGCAGGTGCCGATTACGGCGTGTGTACGCTTCATTCTCATCCCAGAGAAGAAGATTGATGTCTCGTGTTGATCACAATTTTTTCAGGAATCGGCATGACGGAAACACATGAAGATCGTTTGGATTCGCTTGCACGGCCGGCCACCCTGGCCGTCATCGATGATTTGGAACGCGCCGGGATATTGAACAGGAGCGCTACGCGCACTGCACGGCGTCATGTTCTGTCTCAACGACAATGGCTTCTTTGGGCTGACCGCTTGCTTTTCGCCCTGGGCTTGGTGCTTCTGCTGGCCGGCTTGGCGTGCCTGGTCGCAGCGAATTGGCAGAGCATGACTGGTTTAAAGAAAATCGTCTTGGCTGCCCTCGGCTTGGCTCTCACTGCCGGAGGAGCGGCATGGGCCAAAGAAGGGAGTCTCTTACGCCAGGGGCTGCTCTTGGCGGCGTCCACGTTTGTCGGTGTTGTGTTTCTGGTGATTGGGCAAGTTTATCAAACCGGGGCCGATGCCTGGGAGTTGTTTGCGCTATGGGCTGTTCTGATGTCCGGTTTTGTTGTTGCTTTGCCCTCCGCACCGATGCTGGCGTTTCATCTGACCGTTCTTGATACGGCATATATTTTATATTTTGAGCAAGTTGCCCAACCGTCAGGAGCAAACTGGCCATTGTTCTGGTGTGGGTTATTTGTGCTTCAACTCGGGTTTTATTGGGGATCTTTTCGTATCAGGCAAGCCTTGTGGTACAAGCGATTACTCTTACTTGCCTGCCTGAGTTTGGCTGTGACCCCGGTATGTTTTGGTATTGCGCTGTGGCCAAGTGCGTCGGGGGCATTTCAGGATTATATCGGGCCGATTGTAGCGTGTGTGGTGGGATTACCGTTTGCCTGGCGGCTGTATGTGCAGCTCGCTGACATCCGATCTTTTTCCCTGGTTGTTTTTGCTCTGGAGGCCATTGTTCTGACTGGCATCGGCCGCGTCATGCTTGAGATGCCATTGTTCGGATACGAAATATTTCTCTTCGGTCTCATTTTGGTGTTCGCGACAGGTAAGGCTGTCGCCATAATTCGGAAATGGCATCGTCGTATGGAGGAGCACAATCATGCATGAAGAACCCGTTCTTGCTGACGTCCTGGATTCGCTCGAAATCCAGGGGCATATTGATGCTTCCGTCAAAGCGCAGGCAGCAGTGTATTTTGCGGAGCGAGCAGGCCATATTCCTGATGGGCTGCTTGTTCGATTGTTTCAAGGCATATCGGCCTGGATCGCATCGTTCTTTTTGTTAGGGTTTCTTGTTACAATCGGCGTCCTGAATGATACGACGGTGTCCATGATGTTTTGTGCCGCGGCCTGTTTTGCCGCGGCCATTTTTTTTGCTCGTGGAAAACGCCGGGATACCGTGACACATGAACAATTTGTGATCGCCTTCGCTTTGGTTGCCAATGGGCTTTTTCAAGGTGCCTGTTGGGACATGCTTCATCTGGATTATGAAAAGGCGTCCATACTTGTTTTGGCGGGGATACAAGTTGGAGTAACTCTTGTCTATTTTTTGTTCTTTTCCGAGCGTACAATACGGTTCTTGACTAGCTTATGCGCGCTGAGTCTGTTTGGATTATGGTGTTTTTGGGATTTTGAAAATACCTGGGGGCCGGTGATTATATCGGCCATTTGCGGACTCTATTTACTGTCTTCTCCATTTATTCCGAATCGTCGTGATATTCGTGCCCCCCTGGAATTGACGGCAGCACTTTCCGGACTTGGCGTACTTGTTGTCATGCTTTTTGGGACTGGTCACTTAGAATGGCCGCAACAGGCTGTTTGGACTTCGTTGCTGGTCCTGGCTCTTGCCCTCAAAGCATGGATGCGGCCAGCAAAAATCTCATGGGGGATCGGCATCGTGACGGCCATTGTGCTCGGTGTATTGATACATCCCAGCATTATAGCGGCCCTGTATTTACTTTTTCTGGGGCACGAGAGAGGGGAACGAGTCTTGACTGCGCTGGGGTTGATTTCTTTGCCGGTGTTTATCGTGATGTATTATTACAATCTTGAATTCAGCCTGTCTGAGAAGGCATATATTCTGTTTGCCAGCGGGGCATTGCTACTGGCAGTACGCTGGGCCATTTTGCGATGGAGCGGAGAACGCGCGGTACAGGGAGGGAGTGCCTCATGAAACAACGTGTGCTCATCCTCGGTTCGGCCCTGATTATACTGGCGTTGGCGGCTGGTATCGTCGTGACGAAGGAGAACACCCTTCGTGAAGGGTCTTGTGTTTTACTGCCCTTACGTCCAGTCGATCCCCGGTCATTGTTGCAGGGGGATTACATGGCGCTGGCGTATCAGCTGGAGGACGATGTGAAAAAGCTGTCGCTTCCTCCGAAAGGCCGATTGGTTGTACGCCTTGATGATCATGATGTCGCTTCATTTGTCCGTATTGATAATGGAACATCGTTGTCTGATGATGAGCGCTATCTCAAGTTTACCAATACAGGAACGCCTCGAGTTGCCCCGCATTCGTTCTTTTTTGAGGAAGGAACGGGAGAGCGATATGCTGGTGCAAAGTACGGAGAGTTGCGCGTGGATGGCGATGGAAATGCCATTCTCACGCATTTACGCGACAAGGAATTCAAACGAATTGTTCCGGAAACGCCGTGATGGAAGTTCTGGGCAAGGTTATGCTTCGATAAAATAATCCGTGTCGATCTTTTGGATATGGAACGTCTGCACGATGGTGACACCGACGTGGTGCTCTATCATGAGTTCCGCTAACCGGTCGCCATCAATCAGAATAATTTTACTTTCGATGTTTTGGGTAAATGCATACGCCTCTTTGCTGAATTGCGACGTGGTGATGTAGATTCCTTTTTTTGCACGTTTTCCCTGCAATGCTCCGGAAAATTTCTGAATTTCCGGTCGGCTGACGGTATGTGTCCACTTTTTTGCCTGGACATAAATGGTATCCAGCCCAAGTTTGTCTTCATTGATAATACCGTCAATACCTTCGTCACTGCCTTTGCGCGTCAACATGCCGGCTTCTTTTCGGGAGCCACCATATCCCATGGCCAAAAGGAGATCGATAACAAGCTGTTCAAAGAAACGGTATGAACAGCCCAAAATGCTGGCCATGATCTCCTGTTTGAGTCCTTCCGTTATGGCGCTAAGACCACGTTCAATATCTTCTTCGGGTGTGTTTTCCTGTTCACATGAAATAGATTGGTCAGACTCTTGCGTTGGTGCATTCTCGCCATTTTTTTTGCCTTGTCGGAAAGCTACATAGTCAGGATATTGCATTAAAAAATTTATACCGATTGCATCGGGTTTTTCTTCCGATATGATATGCATCCCTCTGTCGGTGATAATAAAATACCCGCGTTTTCGCGAAGCAATGAGTCCCGCTTGTTTGAGGTGCGATTTTGCCCAGGCCAGTCTATTGACGAAGATGCGTTGTTTTCCACTGGGAAGAAGGCGGTGTTGTTCTTCTTCCGTCATGTCGAATTGGTTTTCGAGCGCGTCGAGAATGTCGCGATTGGAGTGCTCGTTTCCATCGGACAAGAATTGAAGAAGTGGAAGCATCGTGCTTTGGAAATCAGGAATTGCCATAGTTCCATGAGGGTAAGAGTTTATCAATGAGACCAAGAGCAGCGAAACAGCAATAAAAGGACAAAGCGCCGAGGGATATCTCTTCCCTCGGCGCTTTGTGTCTTATCGTTCAATGACATTCTACCAGGAATGGGTAATGACCTGCGGGATTTTAAAGGAGTCCTCCTTGAGAAGACCTATAAGGGGGACACCGCCTGTAATTTTGAAATTGACGTTGATGTCTTGAATGCCGAGAACGGCAAGGTCATCGGCGCTCTGGGGGAAGTCCGAAGCGCTATAGGTTTTGGCGTTGTAGCGGAAATCGGACAAGAATTTTGGAAAGCCCAGAGAGCCGGAATAGGTTTTGGTCAGCGTCACATTGGAAAAGTTAATCGTCAAAACCGTATCATTGCATTTCCCTGGTTGCCACGTGAATTGGGTACTTGTCGGATAATTGTAGTTTTCGAGTTTTTGCACTTTTTCGAAGCAATCGAGCGTCAGGAGCGTTGCATACGGTTCTTCCTGCGCCCCCATGTTTGTGCCGGTGGGGAGTGCATCAATACTGACGGTATATTCGGATTGCACGGCCTGCGTTTGTTTGGATCCACCATTGAGGAAATTGATGAAATCCGTTGTGAACGGAAAGCTCACCCCGTGAACCTCTTTGGGAGCGTAGCCGTATTGCATGGTTTCAATAAAGGGGCTTGCGGCATCCTTGAGGAATTTCCAGACAAGGCCTTTCTCTTTATCGAACATGAAGTTCGGGAGTTTTGATTCCGGAACATGCGCGGACTGCGCAAT
Above is a genomic segment from Desulfovibrio inopinatus DSM 10711 containing:
- a CDS encoding efflux RND transporter periplasmic adaptor subunit, which encodes MKKYMIWTLVIVALVAAGWYAFANQPGLLVKTALVSPKNIAAYVEERARTTLPRTYRVTMPFPATVMPIDVQAGDRVHSGQVVASLEMDDIKTELSLAEADAERLNAEIAVNQNMSLEKTALIEAGSLIESMVKTSEAAHEMVKAKQAQVDYSAWWLNAIGTLRKQQAVADEKYQEARKEKAQAVVDLSTGNLTAKAIDAILEAFRLGPEYVTEYMTVKNGRTDALFKSRDAAQARLAQAQRNVEKASLKSPVDGIILKRAVDNKVALAGGVDLLLIGRLEELEVTADILSQEAARIHPGDRVEMYGEALSDATLHGTVKEVKPLAFTKLSSLGVEQQRVPVIISLPDDVKKTLSPSEQHLGVGYRVRVRIFTQKHDNVLVVPRLALFRSENGQWQVFTVEQGKAVCKTVTVGILNDKEAEITSGLSSGDNVISAPPKNLVNGTRVHAVSG
- a CDS encoding DUF2157 domain-containing protein, with product MTETHEDRLDSLARPATLAVIDDLERAGILNRSATRTARRHVLSQRQWLLWADRLLFALGLVLLLAGLACLVAANWQSMTGLKKIVLAALGLALTAGGAAWAKEGSLLRQGLLLAASTFVGVVFLVIGQVYQTGADAWELFALWAVLMSGFVVALPSAPMLAFHLTVLDTAYILYFEQVAQPSGANWPLFWCGLFVLQLGFYWGSFRIRQALWYKRLLLLACLSLAVTPVCFGIALWPSASGAFQDYIGPIVACVVGLPFAWRLYVQLADIRSFSLVVFALEAIVLTGIGRVMLEMPLFGYEIFLFGLILVFATGKAVAIIRKWHRRMEEHNHA
- a CDS encoding DUF4401 domain-containing protein, which translates into the protein MHEEPVLADVLDSLEIQGHIDASVKAQAAVYFAERAGHIPDGLLVRLFQGISAWIASFFLLGFLVTIGVLNDTTVSMMFCAAACFAAAIFFARGKRRDTVTHEQFVIAFALVANGLFQGACWDMLHLDYEKASILVLAGIQVGVTLVYFLFFSERTIRFLTSLCALSLFGLWCFWDFENTWGPVIISAICGLYLLSSPFIPNRRDIRAPLELTAALSGLGVLVVMLFGTGHLEWPQQAVWTSLLVLALALKAWMRPAKISWGIGIVTAIVLGVLIHPSIIAALYLLFLGHERGERVLTALGLISLPVFIVMYYYNLEFSLSEKAYILFASGALLLAVRWAILRWSGERAVQGGSAS
- a CDS encoding GDYXXLXY domain-containing protein, producing MKQRVLILGSALIILALAAGIVVTKENTLREGSCVLLPLRPVDPRSLLQGDYMALAYQLEDDVKKLSLPPKGRLVVRLDDHDVASFVRIDNGTSLSDDERYLKFTNTGTPRVAPHSFFFEEGTGERYAGAKYGELRVDGDGNAILTHLRDKEFKRIVPETP
- a CDS encoding restriction endonuclease; protein product: MAIPDFQSTMLPLLQFLSDGNEHSNRDILDALENQFDMTEEEQHRLLPSGKQRIFVNRLAWAKSHLKQAGLIASRKRGYFIITDRGMHIISEEKPDAIGINFLMQYPDYVAFRQGKKNGENAPTQESDQSISCEQENTPEEDIERGLSAITEGLKQEIMASILGCSYRFFEQLVIDLLLAMGYGGSRKEAGMLTRKGSDEGIDGIINEDKLGLDTIYVQAKKWTHTVSRPEIQKFSGALQGKRAKKGIYITTSQFSKEAYAFTQNIESKIILIDGDRLAELMIEHHVGVTIVQTFHIQKIDTDYFIEA